One stretch of Cedecea neteri DNA includes these proteins:
- a CDS encoding cupin domain-containing protein, with product MTDSTIASKPGVKPENLTMEEWIESRIARFEGRKYDWNALKFQADFDPKYRRAQMRYIGTGATGVASDTNTVQAEHFTFSTMVLPSKCEGPLHLHDDVEEVFFMLKGQITLMIQDGDNYTETVLRERDLISVPPGIYRGLFNHGEEEALMCVMLGTNKPEIPTYPEDHPLSKVKRG from the coding sequence ATGACTGATTCAACCATAGCTTCAAAACCGGGCGTTAAACCTGAAAACCTGACGATGGAAGAGTGGATCGAGTCGCGTATTGCGCGCTTCGAAGGCCGTAAATACGACTGGAACGCGCTGAAGTTCCAGGCTGATTTCGACCCGAAATACCGCCGCGCGCAGATGCGCTACATCGGCACGGGGGCAACGGGCGTCGCCAGCGATACCAACACGGTTCAGGCAGAACACTTTACCTTCTCCACCATGGTGCTGCCGTCTAAATGTGAAGGGCCTCTGCACCTGCACGATGATGTGGAGGAGGTGTTTTTCATGCTCAAAGGACAAATCACCCTGATGATCCAGGACGGTGATAACTACACCGAAACCGTGCTGCGCGAGCGCGATTTGATCTCGGTCCCGCCGGGAATCTATCGCGGGCTGTTTAACCACGGCGAAGAAGAGGCGCTGATGTGCGTCATGCTGGGGACCAACAAGCCGGAAATCCCGACCTACCCGGAAGACCACCCGCTCTCAAAAGTGAAGCGGGGCTAA
- a CDS encoding NAD(P)/FAD-dependent oxidoreductase translates to MTSRIVIIGGGQAGGWAAKTLRDEGFDGEICVVAEEEWDFYERPPLSKASLLEPDAVLPRLFPEEVQQALNLSWHRPLRAESFDCDTKTVRLSNGEHLSYSTLLIATGGRARLPGKAWANHPQVYTLRHWQDALRLKARLAGSKTLAIVGGGWIGLEIAASARKSGVAVTLFEQQPALCMRSVSGEVSQRLTTIHREQGVDIRTGVGALELEDDNGRPVIHCEGKRESFDAVVVGIGVDLNLELARDAGLNIERGIVVDSQGRTSDPSVFAAGDVAQHHHFGLCIQSWAFAQNQAVATAKAMLNPDAPGYDDAPWLWSDQYQHNIQILGIPQPGSTTTVREDSLFFSLDEHGRLTQLVAFNDARTVKLAKRWMAAGRDLSAVPLTDPTFSLMSLR, encoded by the coding sequence ATGACGTCGCGCATTGTCATAATTGGCGGCGGTCAGGCCGGTGGCTGGGCGGCAAAAACGCTGCGTGATGAGGGCTTTGACGGCGAGATTTGCGTCGTGGCGGAAGAAGAGTGGGATTTCTACGAGCGCCCCCCGCTCTCCAAAGCCTCTCTGCTGGAGCCGGATGCCGTGCTGCCGCGTCTGTTTCCCGAGGAAGTGCAGCAGGCGCTGAACCTGAGCTGGCATCGCCCGCTGCGCGCTGAGTCCTTTGATTGCGATACCAAAACGGTACGTTTAAGCAATGGCGAGCACCTGAGCTACAGCACCCTTTTAATCGCTACCGGGGGGCGTGCGCGCTTGCCCGGTAAGGCATGGGCCAACCATCCTCAGGTCTACACTCTGCGCCACTGGCAGGATGCGCTGCGTCTGAAAGCGCGCCTGGCGGGAAGCAAAACGCTGGCGATTGTCGGCGGCGGCTGGATAGGCCTAGAGATTGCCGCCTCCGCGCGTAAAAGCGGCGTGGCGGTCACACTGTTCGAGCAGCAGCCTGCGCTATGCATGCGTTCTGTCAGCGGCGAGGTTTCTCAGCGATTAACCACGATTCATCGCGAGCAGGGCGTGGATATCCGTACCGGCGTTGGCGCGCTGGAGCTTGAGGATGATAACGGTCGGCCGGTTATTCACTGCGAGGGTAAACGTGAAAGCTTCGACGCTGTTGTTGTCGGGATCGGCGTCGATCTCAACCTGGAGCTGGCCCGTGACGCCGGGCTTAACATCGAGCGTGGGATCGTGGTGGATTCACAGGGGCGCACGTCGGATCCGTCCGTCTTTGCCGCGGGTGACGTGGCGCAGCACCATCACTTCGGACTGTGCATTCAGTCGTGGGCATTTGCCCAGAACCAGGCGGTGGCAACGGCCAAAGCGATGCTTAACCCCGACGCGCCGGGCTACGACGACGCGCCGTGGCTGTGGTCGGATCAATACCAGCACAATATCCAGATCCTCGGTATTCCGCAGCCTGGCAGCACAACCACAGTGCGTGAAGATTCGCTGTTCTTCTCGCTGGATGAGCACGGACGGCTGACCCAACTGGTGGCGTTTAACGATGCGCGCACCGTCAAGCTGGCGAAACGCTGGATGGCGGCGGGGCGGGATTTATCGGCCGTGCCGCTTACCGACCCGACGTTTTCACTGATGTCACTGCGATAG
- a CDS encoding MFS transporter codes for MTARWQGTIALLLLIIISYIDRVNISVMILNPEFAEHFQLNENRMLQGMLMTCFLLGYGFSALLLTPVIESKLNYRQGLLSSIAIWAAVCAISPLLGSLMGMLIARVILGVAEGPLFSLKTRFISDSFRAEEIGKPNAVTALGVSLGLAVGFPLVTWLMAHLGWAGSFYALAVMNLVLGGGLIWRFLPAPPRTAKIKKSGFVQTFTLAWQTPLLGWILLVEVATLSYLWGSSAWLPAWLRDEHHFSLHATGMLAAIPFLLSLGSKFLGGVLLDRMRPEQAPVLFVVGGLLTAMSVVALMLSHQPAWLALFMLSANIFWGLQGAAIPAVVQHHAAREAVGSAYGIINGIGNICAAFIPLLMGMVMKSEGSVSSGFSVLVVSQVITLLAGGMLLLRMRRAAAISA; via the coding sequence ATGACGGCAAGATGGCAAGGCACAATAGCACTTTTGTTGCTTATTATTATTTCCTACATCGACCGGGTGAATATCTCAGTAATGATTTTAAATCCGGAATTTGCCGAACACTTTCAGCTAAATGAAAACAGAATGTTACAGGGAATGCTGATGACCTGCTTTCTCCTGGGTTATGGTTTTTCGGCTTTATTATTAACGCCGGTTATAGAAAGCAAATTAAATTATCGACAGGGATTATTAAGCAGTATTGCGATTTGGGCTGCGGTTTGCGCTATTTCTCCGCTTCTGGGATCGCTAATGGGCATGCTCATTGCCCGCGTGATTCTGGGCGTTGCCGAAGGGCCGCTGTTTTCGCTCAAAACACGCTTTATTAGCGATAGCTTCCGGGCCGAAGAGATCGGAAAGCCCAATGCCGTTACCGCGCTGGGCGTCTCTCTCGGGCTGGCCGTCGGCTTTCCGCTGGTGACATGGTTGATGGCCCATCTGGGATGGGCCGGTTCTTTTTACGCACTGGCGGTCATGAATCTGGTGCTGGGTGGAGGGTTAATCTGGCGCTTCCTGCCTGCACCACCCCGCACGGCAAAGATAAAAAAATCGGGATTTGTGCAGACCTTTACGCTTGCCTGGCAAACGCCGCTGCTGGGCTGGATCCTTCTGGTGGAAGTCGCCACGCTTAGCTATCTCTGGGGCAGCAGCGCATGGCTGCCCGCATGGCTTCGTGATGAGCATCACTTCTCGCTGCACGCGACGGGCATGTTAGCGGCTATTCCCTTCCTGCTAAGCCTGGGATCTAAATTTCTTGGCGGGGTACTGCTCGACAGGATGCGCCCGGAACAGGCGCCGGTGCTATTTGTGGTGGGCGGTTTGCTGACGGCGATGTCCGTTGTCGCACTGATGCTGAGCCACCAGCCAGCATGGCTTGCGCTGTTTATGCTCTCGGCCAATATCTTCTGGGGACTGCAGGGGGCGGCCATTCCTGCGGTCGTTCAGCATCATGCCGCGCGGGAAGCTGTTGGCAGCGCGTATGGGATAATCAACGGCATCGGCAATATCTGCGCGGCCTTTATTCCGCTGCTGATGGGAATGGTGATGAAATCGGAGGGATCGGTCAGTTCAGGCTTTTCGGTGCTGGTTGTGTCGCAGGTTATTACCCTGCTGGCGGGAGGAATGTTGCTGCTGCGCATGCGTCGCGCAGCAGCAATCAGCGCCTAA
- a CDS encoding VOC family protein, whose translation MSITGIEKLEFGVENLTHCAKFMHDFGLTGDADGRSFTTLSGARVELSPIDSQELPPAFEAGNTLRRMTWAVATKADLDALRPKLQRQPGFREVDGALECLDPNGMTLRVQVSQQKPVDLNVEPINQWGDVRRVDTPSPVYDRAQPINVGHVVFFVEALAEVEKFYREVLGFQVSDRYINRAVFLRCGVRGGHHNLFLLQLPNRKRGLNHVAFTVRDIHEVIGGGIAMNKNNWSTFIGPGRHPVSSAYFWYVNSPTGGAFEYYTNDDYLTENWQPRELEHSLVSFTEWAVEGGIDHDTRRQQKKLESV comes from the coding sequence ATGAGTATAACCGGAATTGAAAAGCTTGAATTTGGCGTTGAGAACCTGACGCACTGCGCCAAATTTATGCATGATTTTGGCTTGACGGGCGATGCAGACGGCCGGTCTTTCACTACCTTGAGCGGCGCTCGCGTGGAGCTTAGCCCCATTGATAGCCAGGAGCTGCCCCCTGCGTTTGAAGCGGGTAACACCCTGCGTCGCATGACCTGGGCGGTCGCCACGAAGGCTGACCTGGATGCGTTGCGTCCGAAACTGCAGCGGCAGCCCGGTTTTCGTGAAGTGGATGGTGCGCTGGAGTGCCTCGATCCTAACGGTATGACCCTGCGCGTGCAGGTAAGCCAGCAGAAGCCGGTCGATCTTAACGTCGAGCCGATTAACCAGTGGGGCGACGTGCGCCGCGTTGATACGCCAAGCCCGGTTTACGATCGCGCCCAGCCAATCAACGTTGGTCACGTAGTATTTTTTGTCGAAGCGCTGGCGGAGGTGGAGAAGTTCTATCGTGAGGTGCTCGGTTTCCAGGTTTCAGACCGTTACATCAACCGCGCCGTATTCCTGCGCTGCGGCGTGCGCGGGGGCCATCACAACCTCTTCCTGTTGCAGCTCCCTAACCGCAAGCGCGGGCTTAACCATGTGGCCTTTACCGTGCGTGATATCCACGAGGTGATCGGCGGTGGGATCGCGATGAACAAAAATAACTGGAGCACCTTTATCGGGCCTGGCCGCCATCCGGTTTCGTCAGCCTATTTCTGGTACGTCAACAGCCCTACGGGCGGCGCGTTTGAGTATTACACCAACGATGATTACCTGACCGAAAACTGGCAGCCGCGCGAGCTTGAACACTCTCTGGTCTCCTTTACCGAATGGGCGGTGGAAGGCGGCATCGACCATGACACCCGACGCCAGCAAAAAAAGCTGGAGTCGGTATGA
- a CDS encoding recombinase-like helix-turn-helix domain-containing protein produces the protein MSDSLNFNPALPESRQFTPPAEGGNGAIHKPGDYQNQIWQTRSRVPENWEVSLIATLEDFFEQGVETLPELVNGLNAVRMHDMQGEPWSDASFQAFLRVHGY, from the coding sequence ATGAGCGATTCCCTGAACTTCAACCCGGCGCTGCCGGAAAGTCGTCAGTTTACCCCTCCCGCAGAGGGCGGGAACGGCGCCATCCATAAGCCGGGTGATTACCAGAATCAGATCTGGCAGACCCGCAGCCGCGTACCGGAAAACTGGGAAGTGAGCCTTATCGCTACGCTGGAAGATTTCTTTGAGCAGGGCGTTGAAACCTTGCCGGAGCTGGTTAATGGGCTGAATGCGGTACGGATGCACGATATGCAGGGCGAGCCATGGAGCGACGCCAGCTTCCAGGCATTCTTACGGGTTCACGGCTACTGA
- a CDS encoding SDR family oxidoreductase, whose translation MNAQIDGRIAVVTGGSSGIGFETLRLLLGEGAKVAFCGRDQDRLASAHAALQNEYPDGEIFSYRCDVLNADEVLAFADAVKSRFGATDMLINNAGQGYVAHFHDTPREAWLHEAGLKLFGVINPVQAFQPQLEQSDIASITCVNSLLALQPEEHMIATSAARAALLNMTLTLSKELVSKGIRVNSILLGMVESGQWQRRFEERADKSQSWPEWTAGIARKRGIPMARLGKPQEPAQALLFLASPLASFTTGAALDVSGGFCRHL comes from the coding sequence ATGAATGCACAAATTGACGGGCGTATAGCGGTAGTCACCGGCGGTTCTTCCGGCATTGGCTTTGAAACGCTGCGCCTGCTGCTGGGCGAAGGGGCAAAAGTGGCCTTCTGTGGCCGCGACCAGGACCGCCTCGCCAGCGCGCATGCGGCGCTGCAAAACGAATATCCCGATGGGGAGATTTTCTCTTACCGCTGTGACGTGTTGAATGCCGATGAAGTCCTGGCGTTTGCGGATGCGGTGAAATCCCGCTTTGGCGCAACGGATATGCTGATCAACAACGCCGGGCAGGGTTATGTGGCGCACTTCCATGACACTCCGCGTGAGGCGTGGCTGCACGAAGCCGGGCTCAAACTGTTCGGCGTCATCAACCCCGTTCAGGCGTTTCAGCCGCAGCTGGAGCAATCGGATATCGCTTCTATTACCTGCGTGAACTCCCTGCTGGCGCTCCAGCCGGAGGAGCACATGATCGCCACCTCTGCGGCCCGTGCGGCGCTGTTGAACATGACCCTTACGCTCTCAAAAGAACTGGTGAGTAAAGGTATTCGGGTGAACTCGATTCTTCTTGGCATGGTGGAATCCGGGCAGTGGCAACGCCGCTTTGAAGAGCGCGCGGATAAAAGCCAGAGCTGGCCGGAGTGGACGGCGGGAATTGCTCGTAAACGCGGCATTCCGATGGCTCGTCTCGGCAAGCCACAGGAACCTGCCCAGGCGCTGCTGTTCCTTGCCTCGCCGCTGGCCTCGTTTACCACCGGTGCCGCGCTGGACGTTTCCGGCGGTTTTTGCCGTCATCTGTAA
- a CDS encoding SDR family oxidoreductase, whose protein sequence is MNGLLNGKRIVVTGAARGLGYHFAKACAEQGAAVVMCDILAGELAESAHGLSALGYSIASHVIDLADPHSIEQVFNAIGAEGQIDGLVNNAAMATGVGGVNMLDYDPDLWDRVMSVNVKGTWLVTRAAVPLMREGAGIVNVASDTALWGAPRLMAYVASKGAVIAMTRSMARELGEKRIRINAIAPGLTRVEATEYVPAERHQLYENGRALTGAQLPEDVTGSVVWLLSDLSRFITGQLIPVNGGFVFN, encoded by the coding sequence ATGAACGGGCTGTTGAACGGTAAGCGTATCGTCGTGACTGGCGCAGCCCGCGGGCTGGGCTATCACTTCGCCAAAGCCTGCGCGGAGCAGGGCGCGGCGGTAGTGATGTGCGATATCCTGGCAGGTGAACTGGCTGAGAGTGCACACGGGTTAAGCGCTCTGGGGTATTCGATTGCCTCCCACGTTATCGATCTGGCCGATCCGCACTCTATTGAACAGGTCTTCAACGCCATTGGTGCCGAAGGGCAGATTGACGGCCTGGTGAACAATGCGGCAATGGCGACCGGCGTTGGCGGCGTGAATATGCTCGATTACGATCCCGATCTATGGGATCGCGTGATGAGTGTGAACGTTAAAGGCACCTGGCTTGTGACGCGCGCCGCGGTACCGCTGATGCGTGAAGGGGCCGGGATAGTGAATGTGGCCTCCGACACCGCGCTGTGGGGCGCGCCACGCCTGATGGCCTATGTTGCCAGCAAAGGGGCAGTGATTGCCATGACGCGCTCGATGGCTCGCGAGCTGGGTGAGAAACGCATTCGTATTAACGCCATTGCGCCGGGGTTAACTCGCGTTGAGGCGACAGAATATGTCCCCGCCGAGCGCCATCAGCTGTATGAAAATGGGCGGGCGTTAACCGGCGCGCAGCTGCCTGAGGACGTCACCGGCAGCGTGGTCTGGTTGTTAAGCGACCTGTCGCGGTTTATTACCGGACAATTGATTCCGGTCAACGGTGGTTTTGTCTTTAACTAA
- a CDS encoding aromatic ring-hydroxylating oxygenase subunit alpha: MTTTVQNYLDKGLRGLWYPVLASWEVQSAPVGITRLGEQIVVWRNKDGQVQALEDRCPHRGARLSMGWNLGDRIACWYHGLEVAGNGEVKDVPAVDKCPLVGQQCVRSYSVQEVHGAIFLWFGVTAEQQPDELTFPEELADGEAHSNFLCTAAWQCNYQYALENVMDPMHGTYLHSASHSMAEGDRKADMVLQPTKTGFIFEKKGQTGVNFDWVELGNTGALWMRLSIPYRKRFGPGGHFFIVGMVVPEDNDNCRVFFWRIRRVQGWQRDMWRFMYRNRLEKLHWEVLEQDRVVLESMAPNAREHEYLYQHDVGLSRLRRMMQKAAREQLATLEAAQGAA; encoded by the coding sequence ATGACGACTACCGTACAAAATTATCTTGATAAAGGTCTACGTGGCCTCTGGTACCCCGTACTGGCAAGCTGGGAGGTGCAGTCTGCTCCGGTGGGGATTACCCGCCTCGGCGAGCAGATTGTGGTCTGGCGTAATAAGGATGGCCAGGTGCAGGCCCTGGAGGACCGCTGCCCGCACCGTGGCGCGCGCCTGTCGATGGGCTGGAACCTCGGCGATCGTATCGCCTGCTGGTATCACGGACTGGAAGTGGCGGGCAACGGTGAAGTGAAGGATGTGCCTGCCGTGGACAAATGTCCTCTGGTCGGCCAGCAGTGCGTGCGCAGCTACAGCGTGCAGGAGGTGCACGGCGCCATTTTCCTGTGGTTTGGCGTGACGGCGGAGCAGCAGCCCGATGAACTGACCTTTCCGGAGGAGCTGGCCGACGGCGAAGCCCACAGCAACTTCTTGTGTACCGCCGCATGGCAATGCAATTACCAGTACGCGCTGGAAAACGTCATGGACCCGATGCACGGCACCTATCTGCACTCGGCCTCGCACTCAATGGCGGAAGGCGACCGCAAGGCCGACATGGTACTCCAGCCGACCAAAACCGGCTTTATCTTTGAGAAAAAAGGCCAGACCGGCGTCAACTTCGATTGGGTTGAGCTGGGCAACACCGGGGCGCTATGGATGCGTCTGTCTATTCCTTACCGCAAGCGCTTTGGGCCGGGCGGGCACTTCTTTATCGTCGGCATGGTGGTGCCGGAAGATAACGACAACTGCCGCGTCTTCTTCTGGCGTATCCGCCGCGTGCAAGGCTGGCAGCGCGATATGTGGCGCTTTATGTACCGCAACCGTCTGGAAAAACTGCATTGGGAAGTCCTGGAGCAGGATCGTGTGGTGCTGGAAAGCATGGCGCCAAATGCCCGCGAACACGAATATCTCTATCAGCATGACGTCGGCCTCTCACGCCTGCGCCGCATGATGCAAAAAGCGGCCAGGGAACAGCTGGCAACCCTCGAAGCAGCGCAGGGCGCGGCCTGA
- a CDS encoding alpha/beta fold hydrolase gives MTGFREQGSGIPLMLLHGISSGAASWHKQMSLNGFRVLAWDMPGYGENPILATERANAGEYADALAAMLDRAGVWRTVLVGHSLGALVASAFAAKYPERVLHLVLADAAQGYGQAAAEQREQVWRSREQQIALGGEILAQTRAAKLLRPGARAEDIGTVAAGMRRLCVDGYLAAAWMLVHDDIHGWLKRYSGAFEVWCGEQDAITQPELVQGLALRYGMPFISIPQAGHASYLDNDAFFNQQLLRINEEVRDECTN, from the coding sequence ATGACGGGCTTTCGTGAACAGGGAAGCGGTATCCCGCTGATGCTGCTGCATGGCATTAGTTCCGGCGCAGCTTCCTGGCATAAGCAGATGTCGCTAAACGGTTTTCGCGTGCTGGCGTGGGACATGCCCGGTTATGGCGAAAACCCAATACTGGCGACCGAGCGTGCGAATGCGGGGGAATATGCCGACGCGCTGGCGGCGATGCTCGACCGCGCAGGCGTCTGGCGGACGGTGCTGGTTGGCCACTCTTTGGGGGCGCTGGTCGCCAGCGCATTTGCCGCGAAATACCCGGAGCGCGTGCTGCATTTAGTGCTGGCGGATGCCGCGCAAGGCTATGGCCAGGCCGCAGCGGAACAGCGCGAGCAGGTGTGGCGCAGCCGGGAGCAACAGATAGCGCTAGGCGGCGAAATCCTGGCGCAAACCCGGGCCGCGAAGCTGCTGCGCCCGGGCGCGCGGGCCGAAGATATTGGCACGGTAGCGGCGGGGATGCGCAGGCTGTGTGTCGATGGTTATCTGGCCGCGGCCTGGATGCTGGTACATGACGATATCCACGGCTGGCTAAAGCGTTATTCCGGCGCGTTTGAAGTCTGGTGCGGGGAGCAAGATGCCATTACCCAGCCGGAGCTGGTGCAAGGGCTGGCTCTTCGCTATGGCATGCCTTTTATTAGCATCCCGCAGGCCGGGCATGCCAGCTATCTCGATAACGACGCATTTTTTAACCAACAGCTTTTACGCATTAACGAAGAGGTGCGCGATGAATGCACAAATTGA
- a CDS encoding non-heme iron oxygenase ferredoxin subunit, giving the protein MSWIGVCDAEQVQEDFPFSGNVEGKEIGIYLIDGEYYALEDVCPHAYALLSQGFVEDGKVECPLHEAIFDVKTGQCLHGPGGRNLNSYPVRVIENQIQITFIEETVA; this is encoded by the coding sequence ATGAGCTGGATAGGCGTATGTGACGCAGAACAAGTACAGGAAGATTTCCCTTTTAGCGGCAACGTCGAAGGTAAAGAGATCGGCATTTATTTGATTGACGGTGAATATTACGCGCTGGAAGACGTATGCCCGCATGCCTATGCGCTGCTGAGCCAGGGCTTCGTCGAAGACGGTAAGGTGGAATGCCCGCTGCATGAGGCTATTTTCGACGTCAAAACCGGCCAGTGCCTGCACGGCCCCGGTGGGCGCAACCTCAACAGCTACCCGGTTCGGGTCATTGAAAACCAGATCCAGATTACCTTCATCGAGGAGACCGTGGCATGA
- a CDS encoding IclR family transcriptional regulator yields MANDQEVKYLVPGLERGLQLLLAFGEQHRELTFAELHRLVDMPKATAYRVVQTLEYMGFLERNTRTNTFSLGMNVLRLGFEYIASLDVAQVGQPVIEQLRDVSQCSSHLAIRDGRDIIYIARVSAAGSRINQVSIGTRLPVHCTSLGRMLLTDISRTDFELLFPHERLPGNTPGQLHDREALWQMVQQDKARGYVIGESFFRHGISSIVYPVYDRSGRVAAVVSILVPSEEIPQTDRERLQNDVRLAADKISGFLGYLSQAS; encoded by the coding sequence ATGGCAAACGATCAGGAAGTGAAGTATCTGGTGCCGGGACTTGAGCGCGGCCTGCAGTTACTGCTGGCCTTCGGCGAGCAGCATCGCGAACTGACCTTTGCCGAGCTGCACCGGCTGGTGGACATGCCGAAAGCAACCGCCTATCGCGTGGTGCAAACCCTGGAATACATGGGCTTTCTGGAGCGCAACACGCGCACCAATACCTTCTCGCTGGGCATGAACGTGCTGCGCCTGGGGTTTGAGTACATTGCCTCGCTGGATGTGGCGCAGGTCGGCCAGCCGGTGATTGAACAGCTGCGTGACGTCAGCCAGTGCAGCAGCCATCTGGCGATCCGTGACGGGCGCGACATTATCTACATCGCTCGCGTCAGCGCCGCCGGTTCACGTATCAATCAGGTCAGTATTGGCACTCGTTTGCCTGTGCACTGCACGTCGCTGGGACGCATGCTGTTGACCGATATTTCCCGAACTGATTTTGAACTGCTGTTCCCACATGAGCGCCTGCCGGGCAACACGCCGGGGCAGCTTCACGACCGCGAAGCCCTGTGGCAGATGGTGCAGCAGGACAAAGCCCGCGGCTACGTGATTGGCGAATCCTTCTTCCGCCACGGCATCTCTTCCATTGTGTATCCGGTGTATGACCGCAGCGGGCGTGTGGCCGCGGTAGTGAGCATTCTGGTGCCGTCGGAAGAGATCCCACAAACCGACCGCGAGCGTCTACAAAACGACGTCCGTCTGGCGGCAGATAAAATTTCTGGCTTCTTAGGCTATTTGTCACAGGCCAGCTAA
- a CDS encoding MFS transporter — MTTFETNTAPVEAGGEGTRTPEKAVRWAIPLSLLACVLLAFFDKISIAALFSDSHFQQAMGIDFDTTRLGILMSAFLLSYGFSSVFLSGLGDKIAPLRLLTGMMAVWCVLMVAMGFTHNYTLMIVLRILLGVAEGPLFPLAFAIVRHSFPQHLQARATMLWLLGTPVGAAIGFPLSLWLLNTFGWQSTFFVMALLTVPVLIFVRIGLRGIRLDAKPATSQASQDERRAARRELFVSTHFWIICIFNIAFLTYLWGINGWLPGYLIKGKGIHLEHAGWLSSMPFIAMLAGEVIGAWLSDRVDKRAAACFISMAGAALGLVAVMHLDTPLAIIAAMSFSTFMWGTGAPNIFALLAKATHPRVSATAGGIFNGLGNFAGALSPAVMGALIAFTHSMDSGLIFLAVMAAVGCVLLLPLLRRY; from the coding sequence ATGACCACTTTTGAGACCAACACCGCGCCCGTTGAGGCAGGCGGTGAGGGGACCCGCACGCCTGAAAAGGCGGTGCGCTGGGCTATTCCGTTGTCGCTGCTTGCCTGTGTACTGCTGGCATTTTTCGACAAAATCAGCATTGCGGCGCTTTTTTCCGATAGCCATTTCCAGCAGGCGATGGGCATTGATTTTGATACCACGCGGCTCGGCATTCTGATGAGCGCCTTCCTGCTGAGCTACGGCTTTTCGTCGGTATTTTTAAGCGGTCTGGGAGACAAAATTGCGCCACTGCGACTGCTCACCGGCATGATGGCGGTGTGGTGTGTGCTGATGGTGGCGATGGGCTTTACCCATAACTACACGCTAATGATCGTGCTGCGCATCCTGCTCGGCGTGGCGGAAGGGCCACTGTTCCCGCTGGCGTTCGCCATTGTGCGTCATAGCTTCCCGCAGCACCTGCAGGCTCGCGCCACCATGCTGTGGCTGTTGGGTACGCCCGTGGGGGCGGCGATTGGTTTTCCGCTTTCCCTCTGGTTGCTCAACACCTTCGGCTGGCAGAGCACTTTCTTCGTGATGGCGCTGCTTACTGTGCCGGTGCTTATCTTCGTGCGTATCGGCCTGCGCGGGATCCGTCTGGACGCGAAACCTGCCACATCACAGGCTTCTCAGGATGAGCGACGTGCCGCACGGCGCGAGCTGTTTGTCAGCACGCACTTCTGGATCATCTGCATCTTTAACATCGCGTTTCTCACCTACCTGTGGGGCATCAACGGCTGGCTGCCGGGCTACCTGATTAAAGGTAAGGGCATTCACCTGGAGCATGCGGGCTGGCTGTCGTCGATGCCATTTATCGCCATGCTGGCCGGTGAGGTGATTGGCGCATGGCTTTCGGACCGGGTCGATAAACGCGCCGCGGCCTGTTTTATTTCGATGGCAGGGGCTGCTCTTGGGCTGGTGGCGGTGATGCACCTCGATACACCGCTGGCCATTATTGCGGCGATGAGCTTTAGCACTTTTATGTGGGGCACTGGCGCCCCCAACATTTTCGCCCTGCTGGCGAAGGCCACTCACCCGCGCGTAAGCGCCACGGCGGGCGGCATCTTCAACGGGCTGGGAAACTTTGCGGGCGCGCTGTCGCCGGCGGTGATGGGGGCATTGATTGCCTTCACCCACAGCATGGATTCCGGACTGATTTTTCTGGCGGTGATGGCGGCGGTGGGCTGCGTCCTGTTACTGCCGCTGCTGAGACGTTACTGA